A single region of the Brassica rapa cultivar Chiifu-401-42 chromosome A03, CAAS_Brap_v3.01, whole genome shotgun sequence genome encodes:
- the LOC103857490 gene encoding putative F-box/kelch-repeat protein At1g20940 — MDHLPLDLIDNILFRLDPISVIVMQCTNKFLRTYISDPKFDSYRFSLVGSSLFYISRHAPFYVTCQENIIRSYPCYILGSCSGLLLLDIGGCFFVANPFTNRSRPLDHSGSKILYDIVTCVKWVDKAMCVGFAVDRIQNQTKKRFKIVCIVKMQMMYGFEISDGHSWRLSETTITSSSKSDLAKRTKPVYLEGTLHWLRNDGSIIAFNPETEQACFIPSVFHQEPETELFFASDDKINRLALVSGTKEEISVYTLAENAKWALARQIKNVFMEQCELEFWSLVMYDGKRLVVREKKRNLEGVFHVYDMEANNWGVLGSTFWSSKGVTDFYKLTPSLSFVEEDEVKDNIPCYDPQASYLTAVMRSTDSPLAFGGQLQNLKLEP, encoded by the coding sequence ATGGATCACTTACCTTTGGATCTTATCGACAACATTCTCTTTAGATTGGATCCTATATCTGTGATTGTGATGCAATGCACCAATAAATTTCTTCGGACATATATATCTGATCCAAAATTTGATTCGTACCGCTTTTCTCTAGTTGGATCTAgtttgttttacatttctagACATGCCCCCTTTTACGTCACCTGCCAAGAGAATATTATCCGTTCGTATCCATGTTACATCCTCGGCTCATGCTCCGGCCTTCTTCTATTGGACATTGGTGGTTGCTTCTTCGTCGCAAATCCCTTCACAAATAGGTCTCGACCTTTGGATCACTCTGGGTCAAAGATTCTCTATGACATAGTTACTTGTGTCAAGTGGGTCGATAAGGCAATGTGCGTCGGTTTCGCGGTAGATCGGATTCAAAATCAGACCAAAAAGAGATTCAAGATCGTTTGCATAGTGAAGATGCAGATGATGTATGGATTCGAGATCAGCGATGGACATTCCTGGAGACTATCCGAAACGACCATCACCTCTAGTTCAAAAAGTGACCTCGCTAAGAGAACGAAACCTGTTTACTTGGAAGGCACTCTTCACTGGCTGAGAAACGATGGGAGCATCATAGCTTTCAACCCCGAGACAGAGCAAGCGTGCTTTATTCCTTCTGTGTTCCATCAAGAACCGGAGACGGAACTGTTTTTCGCGTCTGACGACAAGATCAATCGTCTGGCTTTGGTATCGGGAACAAAAGAAGAAATCTCGGTTTACACACTAGCCGAGAACGCAAAGTGGGCCCTCGCAAGGCAGATCAAGAACGTGTTTATGGAGCAATGTGAGCTTGAGTTCTGGAGCCTGGTTATGTACGACGGCAAGCGACTTGTGGTgagggagaagaagaggaatCTTGAAGGTGTGTTTCATGTGTACGACATGGAAGCTAACAATTGGGGAGTTTTGGGGTCGACCTTTTGGTCGAGCAAAGGTGTCACAGACTTCTATAAGCTTACACCCTCCTTGTCCTTTGTCGAGGAAGATGAAGTGAAGGATAATATTCCTTGTTATGACCCACAAGCCTCTTATTTAACTGCGGTTATGAGATCCACTGACAGTCCTCTGGCATTTGGAGGtcaattacaaaatttaaaattagagCCCTAA